The following are from one region of the Salvia hispanica cultivar TCC Black 2014 chromosome 1, UniMelb_Shisp_WGS_1.0, whole genome shotgun sequence genome:
- the LOC125215945 gene encoding acetylserotonin O-methyltransferase-like: MDVKSIKEVEKAQVDIWQYVFGFTPMAVVKCAIELQIADVLESHGGAMSLVDLSSAVACSPSALHRIMRYLIHRGFFKLQESTNQYAHTPLSRLLLKNEANSLTSFVLLESSPVMLAPWHKLSSRASVHGGSAFEAAHGGDVWEYAAQNPAHSKLINDAMACHAGIAVSEIVQRYGEVFEGIGSLVDVGGGDGTALRRIVEACPWIRGINFDLPHVVLAAPPVQGVEHVGGDMFKQIPKADAAFIMWVLHDWSDEECIQILRKCREAVPEEKGKVMIAEAVIVEGEEDKYSDVRLALDMVMMAHTDKGKERTIEEWDFVIKGAGFRSYTVKHISSIIAVIEAHP; this comes from the exons atggatGTTAAATCAATCAAAGAAGTAGAGAAGGCGCAGGTGGATATATGGCAGTACGTATTCGGCTTCACTCCAATGGCGGTCGTCAAATGCGCAATCGAGCTCCAAATAGCCGACGTCTTGGAGAGCCACGGCGGCGCCATGTCGCTGGTCGACCTCTCCTCCGCCGTGGCCTGCTCTCCCTCCGCGCTCCACCGCATCATGAGGTACTTGATCCACCGCGGTTTCTTCAAGCTGCAGGAGTCCACAAACCAATACGCCCACACTCCTCTCTCCCGCTTGCTTTTGAAAAACGAAGCGAATAGCCTCACTTCGTTTGTGTTGCTGGAGAGCAGCCCCGTGATGCTGGCTCCGTGGCACAAGCTGAGCTCGCGCGCCTCCGTCCACGGAGGCTCGGCCTTTGAGGCGGCCCACGGAGGGGATGTGTGGGAGTACGCGGCCCAAAACCCGGCCCACAGCAAGCTCATCAACGATGCCATGGCCTGCCACGCTGGAATCGCTGTTTCCGAGATTGTGCAGCGATACGGCGAGGTGTTTGAAGGGATTGGCAGCTTGGTGGATGTTGGCGGCGGGGATGGAACTGCGCTCCGTCGTATCGTGGAGGCGTGTCCGTGGATCCGCGGGATTAACTTCGATCTCCCCCACGTTGTCTTGGCCGCACCACCGGTACAAGGTGTGGAGCATGTTGGTGGGGACATGTTTAAACAAATCCCCAAGGCAGATGCTGCTTTTATCATg TGGGTGTTGCACGATTGGAGCGATGAGGAATGTATTCAGATACTGAGGAAATGCCGAGAGGCGGTGCCGGAGGAGAAGGGGAAGGTGATGATTGCAGAGGCGGTGATCGTCGAGGGAGAAGAGGACAAGTACAGCGATGTTAGGCTGGCACTGGACATGGTGATGATGGCCCACACCGATAAAGGGAAAGAGAGGACTATAGAAGAATGGGATTTTGTGATAAAAGGAGCTGGTTTCAGGAGCTATACTGTCAAACATATTTCCTCTATTATTGCTGTCATCGAGGCCCATCCATGA